The DNA window AAATATTGTGTTTTAAATGTTAAGGGCAGGCTTTTGTTGCTAAAACAATTGTGGTAACACTGTTTGATTCAGTTAGAAGTCAAATGTCGTTTCCATATGTGAACAATTTCTTGTTTTTAAGTAGCGACTTTGTTTCATCTTGGCCTGGACATTTTCCAAATTAGTAATTATAAGTTTGAATTTGGCTACTAAATCACGCCAGTTAATGATTTCAGTGTGCTGGTGTTTCAGACTTTCAGTTGAATTGACTTTGGTTTCGAATATTTTTAGTGATGGAAATAAGCACGATTTATTTGAATTATGATTGAATTGGAGAAGCTGCTTTTTGTACATTTTGAGAAATATCAGGCCCTTGGATACACAAAGGGTGTTAACTTGCGCCCATCTCAATTACCCCATTCCTGCCCATTGAATTGGAGAAAgttcttttttttaatgattcTGTGTTGCTACTGGTTTGTAGTGAAATGATATTTTTCTTATGATGTGTTTTCTTCTTTATGAAGAGCTCAATTCAGTAAAGTTAACCTTTCTATTATGCAGGAGGTGCAGTATTTGATGCATCACAATATGCATTTTTTGGAAACGATGTTCTCGAGGAAGTTGAATTGGGGGGGCTAGATGATGAGGATGAGGATTTACCTGCAGCTGGACTTGATCAAGAGGAGTTTTTGTTTGATCAAGAGGAGGTTAATATTCTTGTTTCTTTCagttttatttttcctatttcgATTGTTCTTGCAAGTTTTTGCAGCATAGCACAACCAGTGACTATTTGATCGGAAAATAAATGTCTCCCTTCCAGGCGTCATACTAAAAAATAGCCTTTTGGATTATTGTTGGATTTTTTCTCCATGTTCTTTAACAGATAGATTCCACTGCATTCAATTAGTGGTTGGCATACGAGTTTTATTTGTGGAATAAAGCTTTGTGGGAGTTCATATTATATATTGTTCTATTTGTCTGTGCAAAACATTGTGAACCTTGTCCTCTGTATTTATAAGTTGACAATGTAGCCATCTTGGTTGGCTGCTTTCCGAAGTCAATTTATTTGATTCGTTCTCTTTGCTCTTCACAATGAGAGGTAGCTCTTTTGTACTTTTTTAATAAGATCATATTATACATGCTCTTTTGCAGCGGTCTAGTGGTTTAGTATCTTGTTAATAAAACCATACTGTATATTTGAATAGTTTGGAGATTGTGTTAACTGTATTTGGTGCATCTTGAAGTAATGTTTGTTGTGTCTTATATGCTTCCTGAATCAAATATGGAGAGAAGGTAGTATATGGAGtttatattttcaagtatttttcaCACAATTGATTTATCTGTTCCCTTCATTGAGGGGAAAACATGGAATGAATTGACTTACACCTCACTTCTTCCTCAAACACCTTTTGTACCACttattttcataaaatgataAGAATCTTTTCAGATTACAACTTCTAGAGGTCTATGTCACCTTCTTGACAATCAGGTTTTTACACTACACCagaataggcttttagcggcactttttgtggcgtttggaacaaaagcgccacaaaaaatcgagcattagcggcgatttagccaaagcgccgctaaaggtagagCATCAGCGGCGATTTTTctgaagcgccgctaaaaataggaattagcggcgttttatataaagcgccacaaaaaacctaagaacaacgacgtcgtttttgcgattttttaaacctttagcggcgttttcatcTAAGCGCCGCTAATTTTCAGATCTTTCACGGCGTTTTtatctaagcgccgctaatgctcgtgtctttagcggcgtttttatctgaacgccgctaatgctctggcctTTGGCGGCGTTTTtatataagcgccgctaatgctcggatctttagcagcgtttttaacTGAGTGCCACTAATCCTCTTGTCTTCAGCGGCGTTTGTagctaagcgccgctaatgtatTTATCTTTAGTAACAAAAGTCttataagttaaaataattaatattttgttctatttattatatagtggtacaatttacatttaaattataattaacaaataatattgattaatataaaaagtttttattaaagagaagtcgTATATATAACAGCTAACTATTTATTACTAATTTTCAATTACAGTTGATTTAAACTACTTTACgagagaaaatatattaaattatgaataaaataaaatataataaaacttaaattgttgtattgtaaagaataaattaaaaatagaattaactttTCATAAGAGTAATAAATTTTGGTAGTATTGTTCGACTAAATAAATCAAAGGAATTAATATAATACaccaatttatacaaaatatatatattttaacaattaattattgactatattttatgattatatatattaaatatttagggattttttttatgGACGGTATTTTAAGGAGTACGGGGTATAGATTTAAGGTTTGggatttaaggttaatttaggggttagaggtttaGGGGATTGAGATTTAGGGTTTTAACGGTCATGTTAGGGTTTAATTTAGAtttgtttttgattattttttatggtaaatatatatgttcttatatatttgtgaaatagatccagaataaatttaatatattgaatattataataggtagatcatgatcactttatgcatgtcgattgataatttataatttgagacttgttaaatgatacaattaattatcttgtatatttaaaaacatttaacccAAATATTTAACGGCCATTTGATATTTTtgatatatatggatatatatagttattaattatttaatttgtatatataggaccaaaataatcttggtataaataaataaaaaaataaataagtaggtaattatgtatttgttaaataaataggtaattaattatttaaatgtaagacacaaaaaaaagagaaatttagcggcgtttctatataaaaacgccgcaaaaggtagtCTTTACCGGCGTTTTAGTCAAAAACGCCACAAGTATTGCAATATACGACGTCGTTACGTGTTAGGGAATCAGTTTCTATTGTGGCGTTTTATAGGTAAGCGCTGCTAATATTCTTGAAACTCTAtcagaacggcgtcgttttagttGAATGATGTACTCTATTACTGGCGTTTTTCGGGAAAATGCCGCAAATATGTCTACAATTTTGTGAAAACGTCATCGTTTGTTtgtgtaattgaaaatttaatgtttaggggttagggggatttaggggttaagggttatgctttaggggttaATGGATTTAGGGGTAAGGGGTTAGGGGGTTATGGATttgaggtttagggtttagggtttcaacGGTTATGTTAGAGTttaagtttagattaattagttttattaatttttatattaaatatgttcttatatatttctaaaatatataataataattttaatatattgaaattatgagtatatagtttaaatttatttatttatcaataaaattaaatattataaattttaaactttatacaaaaaataaatattataaagataATATTACAAAAAGTTTTTactattaattattgtttaatcaattataactattttatgattattaaagatttagggaTTATTTTGGATGGCCGTGCTATTTTAAGGATTAGGGGGTATGAATTTAAGGTTTGGGATATAAGgattaggggtttaggggttataaGTTACGGGCTAAGAGTTAGTGGTTtaaaatttaaggtttagggtttcagGGGTCGGATAAAGGTTTTAGGTTAGTTtagattaatttctttaaataatattttaaaaaatcaatttaaagtaccaattgatatatttaaatattattttaaatagaattaagtttaataagttaaaaaatagtttgatatattttatatgGATGGATATATTTAGGACCAAATAcataagaaatgaaataaaaaaaaacaaaaaatgacaaaaaaatctaaaatttacaaaacggcaccgttttcgAATAGTTAAACTTTTAGTGGCATTTTAGGGGTTAAACGCCGCAACTGTGGGAAGCAGTAGTGGCGTTTGTTCAAGAAACGCTGCAAAAGTGtctttaaaatttgagtaaacgACGCCGTCTGTTTACACGATTTTTAACTTATAAAAAGTTTAGAATTAATTACTTGAAACGTCACCGTTTGGCTTGTTGTATGTTAAGTAGTAGTGGTGTTTTGGTGATAGCGCCGGAAATTTTGGAATCAATAGCGGCGTGTTTTCAGTAAACGCCGCAAAAGGGTATTAAAACAATgtctaaacggcgccgtttctgtattttaattttaacttagcATTTTCTCTATATTAATTCAACGGTGCCGTTTCTGTTAATTTCTAGTGGCGTTTTTGCGGGAAACGCCGCAAAAGTGACTTAAAATATTAGCTAAACGACGGCGTTTAGCTTAagcaaattattttttagtggcgttttttatagaAAATGCCAAAAATATGCATTAAAGCTTtattaaacggcgtcgtttcagattataacttcaatttttagtggcgttttttggaaACGCCGCAAATATACAAGCAATAGTGGCATTTTCCTAAGAAACACCGGAATGGTGTCTTAAAATTTtggcaaaacgacgccgtttctgtTCATCGTGTTTTAACTTATCATTTTCTCTATAAGGCAGAACACAAACAGAAACAGAAGCAGAGGACAAAACGAAAGTGATAAAAACGAAAGagaaaatacaaaggaaaaaagGGAGAGGAGAACTCATAAATCATCAGAAACGATGCAACAGTTGAGTCAATCTTGACAGGATACTATCAAAGTTGCAGAATTTGTGGTTAAAAGGTaagctttttttcttttaaaacactGTATCTTGATTTAGGGTTTGGGTTCAGTAGAATTTGGGAATTTGGGGTTTAGAGTCCAAGTTCAATCACCAAGCTTTGGCCAGTTTGTTTGGGAATTCGGggaatttgggaatttttgcGTGTCTAGGGTTTGGGAAGAAGTACCGATCCTGTGCTTCCTTTCTAGTTTGTTATTCTCATTGTTGAAGAGTTAAAAATAACAGTTGTTCTTATGTTCAAGTTTTGTTCCCCAGAATTAACACTGCATTTGGCCAACTGTTAAAGaaaggagaactcaaaattgtggattAACCATTTGTTACTGCCTTATTGATCGGCTCGTATTTAGGTAAGTTTCttgatattattttaatcaaaatgtcCTTACTTTTATTCCTTCTAATTTCAGAGTtgaatttatttagttattactAAAAAGGGGTAAACAACTGAACTAAAACTGTTGCATCGTTTACTCTTCGACAATCTCTAATTTTAGTTGACTTCACTGTGAATTTCCTCAAATAAGCATCACAGTTTTGTGCAACGGCTTGGAAATTTTTGTGCattttaaaatatcttttaagaAAAACTTATTGGGTGGGGCTGGACAAAGCCTAATTTATTCATATATTGTTGAGGCTTTGGAGTAATTTAGTATAAAATTGCATCTACAGGTAAATGCTTTAGCTGCTCTTCCttctttacatatttttaaatttttctccaTGTTGCAGTAAAAATTGTTGAAAGTAATTTTCTTAGAACGTAATCGATTTTCCAGCACTCTGTAATTAGCTCTGTAGTTGGTAAACAATGTTAAACTATGTTACACGATTTCTTACATGTCAATTCTGCTTTGTTCAATGAGTTTGTTAGTTCTCTGCTGTTTGTTTCTTACACACgagatttggatattgtatatacATTGTAAAAATGGGCTACCCGATTTAACAGAATGTTAAATACATGACTTACTAAAATTAGCTTTtactgttttatttaattataaatatattattaatttatttaacgtaaggcagaaaaataaatttattttcaattatctaattaatatatttttatctttcaCCCAGTTTCCACATTACGCAAAACATCTTTCAGAGGTTCTGTTTTTCGTTTGTTAAATATCTTTAGAAAAATGGTTAGCTAGGGCCTAGAAAACAACATTAAAGTTATTAAAACTAATATGGTTTTCAATTTATGTCTCGGGTTGGGTTAATTAGTTTTAgactaaataattaaaatttcaagcttttgtaTTCTTTGTATATTTGATGTTCAAtctccaaatttttatttttaataatttagtctctttatttttagaatttaaaattggaGTTCATTTGTTAACactattaatatttttctattaaatttgttgttgtgaCATTATAAGAGTTTAACACATTCTAATGGACCTGAATTTAACAAAGaagtttaatgaaattaaaaaattttaaaattctcataagcattttaattaaaataagatatttCATTTAACTAATAGCATTATAAACGTTGAgataccaaattatgtcaaaaattaaaatataaatataaaatctcaaatttaagaaTAGTATaaggaccaaaattaaaatttgacttattttaTATATCAAGACATTATAAAACTAAAAGAACTATAGTAAGAATAAGAGAAAAGAGGAAAGAATAAGAGAAAAGAGGAGACACAAAAGTGAAAGGATAATTCTACTTTTTCTTAGCTTCAATAAGCTTGTacatatcatttaattaattaatatatatagattacataacttacattaatattatacataaattacataacttaattaattaattagtattatacataaattacataacttaattaattaatattatacataacttacattaatattatacataacttacattaatattatacataaattacattacttaattaattaatattatacataacatacattaatattatacataaattacataacttaattaattaatattatacataacttacattaatattatacataacttacattaatattatacgaTTATCTAATTATATTTACGAATGatgatatttcaactattttatatgtgatattattgttgtaattgtatactatgttttcaactaatttatttgtattgcagataaaatgcctagaaaaaAAGTGTGATCGCACCGCATTGTTCAAGGTACTCCAAACTCGGCAGAAACAAACAGCactgaacaacagactgctattggatcttcgaatgttccggttACACCTAAGGAACCtatagaagttcaaagtaatttaacatttaatttacatgtgtgttgacattttgtttattttttttaaatttcgtatattacaatacttttatttttcagatgaaACTGGTGGGACGCGGAGAGTTCGCGGACGTACGGTACTGAGCGATTTATACGagctagatccagtcgagcgtgtccaaGTATCCAGTAATAGCTTTGGTCAGCTTGTTGGATTAGAAACTcgccttttagcaggatacatgggcattctagcacggaatgcaaatatgttgccaattaacttcgagtcatggcataaagtgcccaagagtaacaagaaccaagctctcaataacattaaggtaacaaaacgtgtatgtcatttataatacttgggtttaagtttcgtttacatttactttcttaagttgtgttttttgtaggcgagatttgctctagaggtctccgatgcttatgtaaagaaggcattgggaaaaagatggagagaccataagagaactttaaagaaagactattttaagacaaaaacaacactcgacgagagattacaaaatgtcccgccgggaatgctgaggtaccagtgggaaaaggtcgttagattttggacttcgaagaaaggagaggtatgtgtaacttataaaattttgtaattattttagtgTATAGTATTTTCCTAATTAACGTACTAATAATTTGATAATGTAGGaccgtgaacgagttggaaaaaatagtaggcagcaacaaaaattcactcacacagctgggtcgaaaagttttgcgtgtgtagctcatgcagaggtattttgaattttttaatattggcagatatttattactttctatcaattaatatttttactattgtattgtaggaactgtcgtccggtcaaaaagttggacgccttcaactttttgacattacacataggaagaaagatggaaaccctatgacttctgaagctgcagaaattatggtacgtttgcttaatacaatttcacttgttttaattatttatagtgtttattttctaatgatttatttcatttattgtaatgcaaatatttttaagttatgttgcattgggttttttaatatatattgcgtttctaactatgtgatttattttttaggaaaaattaaaggataaaaaggcggagtacgaagcgattgcttccagtgatagttctgttcatattgacgacattgataaccggattatcactgaagttttgggtcctgaaaggtatggtcgggttcgatttcaatgatcttttgttaacccatcccaatattttggatctaaCTCGCAACAATATATGCCTTCGGGGAGTCGAGctgaagctgaagttcagaggttaagagaccagatggctcaaaTGCAAGCGACAAAAACtgagcaaattacacaacttaaagcggaggcaacatcgagagaagctgaggttcaaaaaagatatgaagaactccagctacaacttaaagcagatgcagcagcgagagaagctgaggttcaacgaaagtatgaagaactccagcagcagcttaaaACAGATGCGGCAGCAAGAGAAGCAGAAGCGGCAGTAAGAGAAGTAcaggctgcagcgagggaagcagaggctatagcgagggaagtagaggctgcagcgagggaagcagagcagtgtcaaaagttcgatgaactccagctgcagcttcagagtatgatgaagatgtttcagcagttgcaacagccgccgtcttagactatcgtgtaaatatacttaaattttgacttttaattatcattttaacttttaacatttttgtaagaataatacgaattttattttatttattgatatttattatattatttgtttaatatatagatttattactttttggctggtttagatatgatttcttctaatttgtttttacaggagggctgaaaatataaaaaaatttattttacaaatctgccaattttagtggcgtttttaaaaaaaaacgccATTAAAGGTGTTGGTCTTTAGTAGCGTTTTTGGTAAAAGCGCTGTTAAAGAtaagggtctttagcggcgtttgtggaaaaagcaccactaaagatcatggtctttagcggcgtttgtggggaaagcgccgctaaagattaggttctttagtggcgtttgtggccAAAGCGCCACTAGAGATCAGGGTCTTttgcggcgtttgtgggaaaagcgccgctaaagaccctgatcTTTAGCAGTGCTTCcactaaagcgccgctaaaggtcttagtcttcagcggcgtttgtgctagaagcgccgctatagaccaacacctttagcggcgttttttttaaaaaacaccgctaaagttAGCGGCGCAGTCATTAGCGGCTTCTGTtgcaaagcgccgctaaaagtatttgctGTGCTGCctaaaaaagcgtcgctaaaagccTGTGGTGTAGTGTTAGGAATCTTTTTACCCATCATGCAGAAGTTTTAGACAAAATCTTGTTCGTGGTTGCTGCTAGATGCATGGTACTGCCTCATTTCCTCTGTGGTGCTTATTCGCTCTCCCCCTTCTTAGTATTTTTGGTTGTTGAGTCTTGGAGGCAGTTGTATTCAGTAATGGCTGGCTTGCTTTGATGCATTGCTTCTGTATATCTTTGTAGAAAACGAATCTGTATCTATTATTAACAAAAATTTGATTAGTTCATGCCAATGGATTTGtaaagttaaattagttattggCGTTAGAAATTTACTCTCATGCCTGGAAGGAGATCTGGCTTACAGATAAACTACTGGAGTTAATTGTGGAAACTTGTTTGATTTGGTTTCTTATAAAATTGTTACCCTGTTTTATTTATGTTGGAGTAGCTGAAATCTGATGTTGCATTTGTCATTAACAAatagaaatccaaaaagagaggaAAGTGATATCATCCCCTCCACTTTTTCCTTGGAATTGCGTACTTCAAACTTTTTacattgtataaattcatataagaaaatttattatgatgttgtaaaactatataacatatggattatgatgtagaatttcattttcatctaacattttctcaatataagttaattatgtctatgcagaatataattctcaagttattttttgattttagtaaattcatataagaacattttattattaaattatatttaatattaattattttaaattgtataaattcatataagaaaatttattatcaagaattttatgaaattatatatcattattaaattatatttaatattaattattttaaattatataaattcatataagaaaatttattatcacgaattttatgaaattatatattattattattaaattatatttaataataattattttaaattatacaaattcatataagaaaatttattagttataattattttaaattttattaaatcatatattttaattaaaatatttttaatattaattacttcaaattatattttatagtatcatatattatgattttagtaaattcatataagaattttgattattaagaattttattaaattatatattttaattaaaatacatttaataataattatgttaa is part of the Gossypium hirsutum isolate 1008001.06 chromosome D11, Gossypium_hirsutum_v2.1, whole genome shotgun sequence genome and encodes:
- the LOC121223691 gene encoding protein PAT1 homolog isoform X2, with translation MDASEDLKQFGDTDKVFDASQYAFFGNDVLEEVELGGLDDEDEDLPAAGLDQEEFLFDQEEVNILVSFSFIFPISIVLASFCSIAQPVTI
- the LOC121223691 gene encoding protein PAT1 homolog isoform X1; its protein translation is MDASEDLKQFGDTDKGGAVFDASQYAFFGNDVLEEVELGGLDDEDEDLPAAGLDQEEFLFDQEEVNILVSFSFIFPISIVLASFCSIAQPVTI